One Myxococcales bacterium genomic window, ATCGACCAATATGTCCGCTGGTACAATGAAAAACGAATCCACTCGGCGCTCGGTTACCGGACGCCGAACGAGGTCGAAGCGGCTTACCTCACCCTAAAAGCCGCCTAAATCTGTCTTGCTTTCGGGGGGACACTACGCAGTTGCGCCCCTCGCCCTTACATGGGAGAGGGGTCGGGGGTGTGGTTTCCGGCTGGCGCACGGAAAGTCGGCGACAAATCGCGCCCGAGAGCCGGCGTCGCGTCTACGGCTGGTAGGTCGAATACGAGTTGTCGGATTCCCACACCCGACAGCGGACCAGGCGCGCGGGCCGGCCTGCGAGGCGACGGGCGGTTTCGTCGAAGATGTGTTTGGCCAGGTTTTCGCTGGACGGGTTGATCGCGTCGAAGGGCGGGCACTCGTTGAGGTAGCGATGATCGAGCCCGGCCAGCACCTCGTCGAGCGCCTTCTTCAGTTCGCCGAAGTCGAGGACCATGCCCAGTTCGTTGAGGGCGTCGGCGGTGGCGCTGATCTCGACGCGCCAGTTGTGGCCGTGCAG contains:
- a CDS encoding transposase — encoded protein: IDQYVRWYNEKRIHSALGYRTPNEVEAAYLTLKAA
- the queD gene encoding 6-carboxytetrahydropterin synthase QueD, which translates into the protein MFEVSVVRTFCSAHRLRGYRGKCEDLHGHNWRVEISATADALNELGMVLDFGELKKALDEVLAGLDHRYLNECPPFDAINPSSENLAKHIFDETARRLAGRPARLVRCRVWESDNSYSTYQP